The DNA window CCAGCCAGTCGCCATCGACCGTCAAATCGGCGATGCGCACCATCGACATCATCGAATATGTCGTCGCCTGCCCGTCCGGCGTCGTGGCGCAGGAGATCGCGGCGGGACTGTCGATCCCTGTCAGCAGCCTGTCCTACCTGCTCGCCACACTGGTCGAGCGGCATTATCTGACGCGTGAGGGCCGCCGCTACCTTCCCGGCCCCGCTTTGGCCCGCCTCGCCCAGCCGCGCGCCGCGCTGTCGCTGGCGGACCGGGTCCAGCCGCTCGTCCGCGCCCTGCGCGCGCAACTGAACGAAACCGCATCCTTCTTCGTGCGGCGCGGGTGGGAGGTGGAGGCTATCGTTACCGAAACCGCCGAACAGTCGCTGCGCTACTCGATCGGCGTGGGCACGCGAAGCCCGATGCACTGCCTCGCGGCGGGCAAGGCGATGCTGGCCGCCATGACGGACGAGGAACTGGACGCCTATTTCACCGCGAACCCACTCCAGCCTTTCACTGACCGGAGCATCACCGATCCTGCGGCATTGCGCGCGCAACTCTCGGTTATCCGCGCAAGCGGCGTGGGCCGCACCGCCGGG is part of the Sphingobium amiense genome and encodes:
- a CDS encoding IclR family transcriptional regulator yields the protein MTSQSPSTVKSAMRTIDIIEYVVACPSGVVAQEIAAGLSIPVSSLSYLLATLVERHYLTREGRRYLPGPALARLAQPRAALSLADRVQPLVRALRAQLNETASFFVRRGWEVEAIVTETAEQSLRYSIGVGTRSPMHCLAAGKAMLAAMTDEELDAYFTANPLQPFTDRSITDPAALRAQLSVIRASGVGRTAGEYTPGIVGLGMAVAVDGQIAGAFAVAIPLPRATPDLEAAAIARLSRAVDSFTAAEGPGALHNS